From the genome of Armatimonadota bacterium, one region includes:
- a CDS encoding EVE domain-containing protein, with translation MDKRDYWLDLFTGVTWQQFQDAGAAVSGFRASRKVHAEKIKPGDYLLCYLTGVSRFVGVLEVLSPVFEDTTPIWADEDFPCRLKVKVVAALTPDTAVPVHHLSDRLSFFQNMKAPSSWTGRFRGSPCKWNRQDGEAVLRAVEDAVRNPVLRPVDPAKLTRRPKTLKAAIGPVTVPDGESGVEEHAAREPREHGEIQWLLLKLGNDMGLDVWVARNDRGRQVNGRKFADLPRIKKELPLQFDEATNKTIEHIDVLWLHGNAIVAAFEIESTTSIYSGLLRMSDLVAMQPNLNIPLYLVAPEERRDKVITEVNRPTFSRLRPPLAQMCRFLSFSSLRASASEIATVVRHLKPEFLTEISESCEADEL, from the coding sequence ATGGATAAGCGCGACTACTGGCTTGACCTGTTCACGGGCGTGACATGGCAGCAGTTCCAGGATGCCGGGGCCGCTGTGAGCGGATTCCGTGCGTCCCGAAAGGTGCATGCCGAGAAAATCAAGCCGGGGGATTACCTTCTGTGCTACCTGACGGGGGTATCGAGATTTGTCGGAGTGCTGGAAGTACTGTCTCCGGTGTTCGAAGATACGACTCCGATATGGGCTGATGAAGATTTCCCGTGCAGGCTCAAGGTCAAGGTAGTAGCTGCGTTGACCCCGGATACAGCCGTGCCGGTACATCATTTGAGTGATCGTCTCAGCTTCTTTCAAAACATGAAGGCACCTAGCTCGTGGACTGGTCGCTTCAGAGGCTCTCCCTGCAAGTGGAACCGCCAAGATGGTGAGGCTGTATTGAGAGCGGTTGAGGATGCCGTCCGTAACCCGGTCTTGCGTCCCGTGGATCCCGCCAAGCTCACCAGACGGCCAAAGACTCTCAAAGCAGCGATTGGCCCGGTGACGGTGCCGGATGGTGAGTCGGGGGTAGAGGAGCACGCGGCTAGAGAGCCCAGAGAACATGGCGAGATCCAGTGGCTTCTGCTAAAGCTCGGAAACGACATGGGCTTGGACGTATGGGTTGCCCGCAATGACAGAGGGCGACAGGTCAATGGACGCAAGTTCGCCGACCTTCCCCGCATCAAGAAAGAGCTTCCGCTTCAGTTCGACGAAGCGACGAACAAGACTATTGAGCACATTGACGTGCTATGGTTGCATGGCAACGCTATCGTGGCCGCCTTCGAGATCGAGAGTACTACGTCAATATACTCTGGTCTTCTGCGCATGTCTGATCTCGTTGCCATGCAACCGAACCTGAATATTCCACTCTACCTGGTGGCACCCGAGGAACGGAGGGACAAGGTCATCACTGAGGTGAATCGCCCGACATTCTCAAGGCTGAGACCGCCGCTCGCGCAGATGTGCAGATTCCTCTCCTTCTCATCGTTACGGGCCTCGGCCAGTGAGATCGCGACTGTAGTACGGCATCTAAAACCCGAGTTTCTGACCGAGATATCGGAGTCATGCGAGGCAGATGAGCTATGA
- a CDS encoding endo-1,4-beta-xylanase, with amino-acid sequence MKSVCGTRWFIPALLLSLLQPLSADVVRNRDSPFGVICSWPGIRDAGVKWVRCGAGCSALDWGAVEKERGVYDWKSADAEVNGWTKDEGVELLVILGYTPKWASSGPNGENSAPPRDLKDWTNFVHTVVSRYKGKVKYWEVWNEPDIGFWTGTIEQYCDLLKGAYVAAKKADPECKVVFGGLAGVNLPFLERVYQYGGGPFFDVMAVHPYQWGDTFNDEWFSLQLRNLRDLMVNYRERYKEVWLTELGWSTGDAGITEDVQARLLQQAMIAGLSLSDIDVTKVFWFSVKDWGGPGYGLIRPDGARKPAFEAYRFVTGMLEGSQYLGPIEHQALRCHRFRGKDGKLLLAAWHPGKEKAPLELPAGKRWVEAKRLGGPVQIEGGAVEVGPDPVFVLSADEVQDPTPMSRPDYDDRSKRDVWLGIAPPEGTSRLYLIRGVHQVLTFKAHNDSGRGAFVRLEARINGREGSCRPVYLAGGEVGDVTVKFLLPADFEAGTAELLVQGTVQSEQLPWMRIPVRVSDGPVIEFLANSTVESRYLVENEGSGGAPSVRFSGTWTYKLDLSKAKSAYLELDVGAHEANEWQVLASSDRVAWKTVLSGKSNRSRHEVDVSAWAGGPLYIKFAGNGQQLGELALSVGL; translated from the coding sequence ATGAAGTCTGTCTGTGGGACGCGTTGGTTCATTCCCGCTCTTCTTCTGAGTCTTCTTCAGCCCCTTTCCGCCGATGTCGTCCGCAACCGCGACTCCCCCTTCGGGGTCATCTGCTCGTGGCCGGGGATCAGGGACGCCGGCGTCAAGTGGGTCCGGTGCGGGGCAGGGTGCTCCGCCCTCGACTGGGGCGCGGTCGAGAAGGAGCGCGGCGTCTACGACTGGAAGAGCGCCGATGCCGAAGTCAACGGCTGGACGAAGGATGAGGGCGTCGAACTGCTCGTCATCCTCGGCTACACCCCCAAGTGGGCCTCCTCCGGCCCGAACGGAGAGAACAGCGCGCCTCCACGAGACCTGAAGGACTGGACGAACTTCGTCCACACCGTCGTCTCCCGCTACAAGGGCAAGGTCAAGTACTGGGAGGTCTGGAACGAGCCGGACATCGGCTTCTGGACCGGCACCATCGAGCAGTACTGCGACCTCCTGAAGGGCGCGTACGTCGCCGCGAAGAAGGCCGACCCCGAGTGCAAGGTCGTCTTCGGGGGGCTCGCCGGGGTCAACCTCCCCTTCCTGGAGCGCGTCTACCAGTACGGCGGCGGCCCCTTCTTCGACGTCATGGCGGTCCACCCCTACCAGTGGGGCGATACGTTCAACGACGAGTGGTTCTCACTCCAGCTCCGAAACCTGCGCGATCTGATGGTGAACTACCGGGAGCGGTACAAGGAGGTCTGGCTGACCGAACTCGGCTGGTCCACCGGCGACGCGGGCATCACGGAGGACGTCCAGGCGCGTCTCCTCCAGCAGGCGATGATCGCCGGCCTGAGCCTCTCGGACATAGACGTCACCAAGGTTTTCTGGTTCTCGGTCAAGGACTGGGGCGGCCCGGGATACGGCCTCATCCGCCCTGACGGCGCGCGCAAGCCCGCGTTCGAGGCGTACCGGTTCGTGACCGGCATGCTGGAGGGTTCTCAGTACCTCGGCCCGATCGAGCATCAGGCGCTCCGCTGTCACAGGTTCCGCGGGAAGGACGGCAAGCTGCTCCTAGCGGCGTGGCATCCCGGCAAGGAGAAGGCGCCGCTCGAACTGCCCGCCGGGAAGCGCTGGGTCGAGGCGAAGCGGCTCGGCGGCCCGGTGCAGATCGAGGGCGGCGCCGTCGAGGTCGGCCCGGACCCGGTGTTCGTGCTGAGCGCCGATGAAGTCCAAGATCCCACGCCGATGTCCCGCCCGGATTACGACGACAGGTCGAAGCGCGACGTGTGGCTGGGGATAGCTCCCCCGGAGGGCACCTCGCGGCTCTACTTGATCCGGGGCGTGCACCAGGTTCTGACGTTCAAGGCGCACAACGACTCCGGACGGGGCGCGTTCGTGCGGCTCGAGGCGCGCATCAACGGCCGCGAGGGTTCCTGCCGGCCCGTCTATCTCGCCGGCGGGGAAGTCGGGGACGTCACGGTGAAGTTCCTGCTCCCGGCCGACTTCGAGGCGGGCACGGCCGAACTGCTGGTCCAGGGGACGGTTCAGTCGGAACAGCTTCCGTGGATGCGGATACCCGTGCGCGTATCCGACGGCCCGGTGATCGAGTTCCTGGCGAACAGCACCGTCGAGAGCCGCTATCTCGTCGAGAACGAGGGCAGCGGGGGCGCGCCGAGCGTGCGTTTCAGCGGCACGTGGACCTACAAGCTCGACCTGTCGAAGGCGAAGAGCGCCTACCTGGAGCTGGACGTCGGGGCCCACGAGGCGAACGAGTGGCAGGTGCTCGCGTCGTCGGATCGGGTCGCGTGGAAGACTGTCCTCTCCGGCAAGAGCAACCGGAGCCGGCACGAGGTGGACGTGAGCGCCTGGGCCGGGGGTCCGCTGTACATCAAGTTCGCGGGCAACGGCCAGCAGCTCGGCGAGTTGGCGCTGTCCGTCGGTTTGTAG